From the genome of Magnetococcales bacterium, one region includes:
- a CDS encoding HAMP domain-containing protein: MRINDLSVKFKILGGASLLVLITVIFGILAETYIGKVSDALFGITDNSAKAVEYATGVERMALATIMEEKNYLLEEKDEIHQRAENAVKELNKFLDKVDELATRHNNTRLLEQSKAARHGTEAYADKYRAGVRGLKANKAAVAEMVAKGSVVEKAAAQFLQMQVDAYTAAMKGGADAAALNAFVQRYIITTNIYVNALAIMRAEKEEVNYKDRVAWKKMGELLPALMGLYDTLQTITTDPAQVKLIEEARKATRDYSEAANNWIKNDDALRGILKEMAQLGGNVIKQAQDAEGAGYQQLDTAREAAEKLIQESSVIIIGTIVVAVVVGVIIALFLASLITSPIIKGVAFARSVAEGDLTAVVEVDQKDEIGQLAEALREMVTKLRSVVTEVRQAADNVASGSQEMNSSAQGLSDGASEQAASVEETSSSMEQMSGNIQQNTDNAQQTEKIARQAAQDAEEGGRSVGEAVAAMKEIASKIAIIEEIARQTNLLALNAAIEAARAGEHGKGFAVVAAEVRKLAERSQTAASEISTLSASSVMVAERTGEIISRLVPDIRKTAELIQEIASASREQNTGASQINKAIQQLDRVIQQNAGAAEEMAATAEELSSQSDNLAQSISFFRIGDSRGVPPSGSRGGSTVREGGKRLPVPARRAALPDYSQGSKAKGHKVAGIDRELDDKDDGEFGTF, encoded by the coding sequence ATGCGCATTAACGATCTGAGTGTCAAGTTCAAGATCCTTGGAGGAGCGTCGTTGCTTGTCTTGATCACCGTCATCTTCGGTATTCTGGCGGAAACCTACATCGGGAAGGTTTCCGATGCGCTTTTCGGCATTACCGACAATAGCGCCAAGGCGGTGGAATACGCCACCGGTGTGGAGCGTATGGCTCTGGCCACCATCATGGAGGAGAAGAACTACCTGCTGGAGGAGAAGGATGAGATTCACCAGCGGGCCGAAAACGCGGTGAAGGAGTTGAACAAGTTCCTCGACAAGGTGGATGAGTTGGCCACCAGGCATAACAATACCCGATTGCTGGAGCAGTCCAAGGCGGCCCGGCATGGCACGGAGGCCTATGCCGACAAGTACCGCGCCGGGGTACGTGGTTTGAAGGCGAACAAGGCTGCCGTTGCGGAGATGGTTGCCAAGGGGAGCGTTGTGGAAAAGGCTGCTGCGCAGTTTCTGCAGATGCAGGTGGATGCCTACACGGCGGCGATGAAGGGTGGGGCGGATGCGGCCGCGTTGAACGCCTTCGTGCAGCGGTACATCATCACCACCAACATCTATGTGAATGCCTTGGCCATCATGCGAGCCGAGAAGGAGGAGGTCAATTACAAGGATCGGGTGGCCTGGAAGAAGATGGGGGAGTTGCTTCCGGCGTTGATGGGGCTCTATGACACGTTGCAGACCATCACCACGGATCCGGCCCAGGTCAAGCTGATCGAGGAGGCCCGCAAGGCGACCAGGGACTATTCCGAGGCGGCCAACAACTGGATCAAGAACGACGACGCCCTTCGGGGTATATTGAAGGAGATGGCTCAATTGGGCGGCAACGTGATCAAGCAGGCCCAGGATGCCGAGGGTGCCGGGTATCAGCAGTTGGACACGGCGCGTGAGGCGGCGGAGAAGCTGATCCAGGAATCGAGTGTCATCATCATCGGGACGATAGTGGTTGCGGTGGTGGTCGGGGTGATCATTGCGCTGTTCCTGGCCTCGTTGATCACCTCGCCGATCATCAAGGGGGTGGCGTTTGCCCGGTCGGTGGCGGAAGGCGATCTGACGGCGGTGGTGGAAGTGGATCAGAAGGATGAGATTGGTCAGTTGGCCGAGGCGTTGCGGGAGATGGTGACCAAGTTGCGCAGTGTGGTGACCGAGGTGCGTCAGGCGGCGGACAATGTGGCTTCTGGCAGTCAAGAGATGAACAGTTCGGCCCAGGGGCTATCGGACGGGGCTTCGGAGCAGGCGGCTTCGGTGGAGGAGACCTCCTCTTCGATGGAGCAGATGAGCGGCAACATTCAACAGAACACCGACAATGCGCAGCAAACCGAAAAAATTGCCCGGCAGGCGGCTCAGGATGCGGAGGAGGGTGGACGTTCGGTGGGTGAGGCGGTGGCGGCGATGAAGGAGATTGCCTCCAAGATTGCCATTATCGAGGAGATCGCACGGCAGACCAATCTGTTGGCGTTGAACGCCGCCATTGAGGCGGCGCGGGCCGGGGAGCATGGCAAGGGCTTCGCGGTGGTGGCGGCGGAGGTGCGAAAACTCGCCGAGCGGAGTCAGACGGCGGCGAGTGAGATCAGCACCTTGTCCGCTTCCAGCGTGATGGTTGCGGAGCGCACGGGTGAGATCATTTCCCGGTTGGTTCCGGATATTCGCAAGACGGCGGAGTTGATTCAGGAGATTGCTTCCGCGAGTCGGGAGCAGAATACGGGGGCTTCTCAGATCAACAAGGCCATTCAACAGTTGGATCGTGTCATTCAGCAGAACGCCGGTGCTGCGGAGGAGATGGCGGCCACGGCGGAGGAGTTGTCGTCGCAATCGGACAATCTGGCCCAGAGTATCAGTTTCTTCAGGATCGGGGATTCAAGGGGGGTGCCTCCGTCCGGTTCGCGGGGTGGTTCCACGGTTCGGGAGGGTGGCAAACGTTTGCCCGTTCCGGCCAGGCGGGCGGCGTTGCCGGACTATTCCCAGGGGAGTAAGGCCAAGGGCCACAAAGTCGCCGGCATCGACAGGGAGTTGGATGACAAGGACGATGGGGAGTTCGGGACGTTTTGA
- a CDS encoding hint domain-containing protein, whose amino-acid sequence MTTYLQYAQQLAQELISAPPSGISLSGLTDSNVNSQLTALINAFPYFGDTDWNSAHRGALSNLLQVNLPNNGIAPHPDESGPWYAYYRSTYSYNGSASGYANAFFPGAVLSASGSRVASEVAAVNAGMNGSWWGGYAVPVLTDAIRAQVSVGVDANKLTTALGNYHSALMPALAASYLGTFKAGFNPTAQAWSSLVNSGNSSAAATLLDQKISSGQFTANINQSIAMGGDSSNAATWFLFNLWIALKALGWSDVDGAISRYKAAGMSIPGQVDAVKWWNGGYISWYSPLSGADLPSSTITASMPESELTSYTGSYMPSHSSVNEADGYSHSFCEWGSLALYKPDSGSCFGGETRVLMADGRVRRIAEVRIGDMVQTAGGPRVVVMIETPKRAGRKLYSVNGQQVFTTATHPFRRGAEGGPLRYAVSPWGLIDGIPDMASQGEGVLKAGVVLAGMRDGRSAALTVQRVEEYESSDPQEVVYDLLLNDWENGHGLYYVGGPESFFVVEAETANPLSHPEVTTAVIAAMEMSHGSCREHLGEPHVEIPKVVGKLDAQRIARQARKAVRPYLGGKPMPPTPDTRPTFCRLNGEWNAHSSMLEYYLVGRFGRWLRSEIANGWRCHGSGVAGDHLAVGLFDIEFVGDPAPEPGRDVEVELDLEGVFRHGETASVSLSVAVKPESAWRLVIDRTLDLGRVGELPSRTMLLGAIRQGGQLLGSFRCAVSGGESGRGRGDHFIFHPNGRIIGRICLDQRLLCTRELQEEETAAQRWRQDPGAAQALAVVLGRQIGLHLLSEIEAHSSVGLAK is encoded by the coding sequence ATGACAACCTACTTGCAGTACGCCCAGCAGTTGGCCCAGGAACTGATCAGCGCACCGCCTTCGGGAATCTCCCTGAGCGGTCTTACCGACTCGAACGTCAATTCCCAGTTGACGGCCCTGATCAATGCCTTTCCCTATTTCGGTGATACCGATTGGAACAGCGCCCATCGGGGGGCCTTGTCCAATCTGCTGCAGGTCAATCTGCCGAACAACGGCATCGCTCCGCATCCCGACGAGAGCGGTCCCTGGTATGCCTATTACCGTTCGACCTACAGTTATAACGGCTCCGCTTCGGGCTATGCCAATGCCTTTTTTCCGGGGGCCGTGTTGTCCGCATCCGGCTCTCGGGTGGCCAGCGAGGTGGCGGCGGTCAATGCCGGCATGAACGGTTCCTGGTGGGGAGGTTATGCCGTTCCCGTGCTGACCGACGCCATTCGGGCCCAGGTATCGGTCGGGGTGGATGCCAACAAGTTGACCACTGCCCTGGGCAATTACCATAGCGCCCTCATGCCGGCGCTTGCCGCCAGTTATCTGGGAACCTTCAAAGCGGGCTTCAATCCCACAGCCCAGGCCTGGAGCAGCCTGGTCAATTCGGGCAATTCGAGTGCTGCGGCCACCCTGCTGGACCAGAAGATCAGCTCGGGTCAGTTTACCGCCAACATCAACCAGTCCATTGCCATGGGGGGGGACAGCAGCAATGCGGCCACCTGGTTTTTGTTCAACCTGTGGATTGCACTGAAAGCCCTGGGCTGGTCCGACGTGGACGGGGCCATCAGCCGTTACAAGGCTGCCGGAATGAGCATTCCGGGGCAGGTGGATGCCGTGAAATGGTGGAACGGCGGCTACATCAGTTGGTACAGCCCGCTTTCGGGAGCCGATTTGCCCTCGTCGACCATCACCGCTTCCATGCCGGAAAGCGAGTTGACCTCCTACACCGGTTCCTACATGCCCAGCCACTCCTCCGTCAACGAGGCCGACGGGTACAGCCACAGCTTCTGCGAGTGGGGCAGCTTGGCCCTTTACAAACCCGACAGCGGTAGTTGTTTCGGCGGGGAGACGCGGGTGCTGATGGCCGATGGCCGTGTTCGCCGCATCGCCGAGGTGCGAATCGGGGATATGGTGCAAACCGCAGGCGGCCCCCGCGTGGTGGTGATGATCGAAACGCCGAAACGGGCCGGACGGAAGCTCTATTCCGTGAACGGGCAACAGGTTTTCACCACGGCGACCCATCCCTTTCGCCGTGGGGCAGAGGGTGGACCGTTGCGTTATGCCGTCTCGCCCTGGGGGTTGATCGACGGGATTCCCGACATGGCGTCGCAGGGGGAGGGGGTTCTGAAGGCGGGGGTGGTTCTCGCGGGAATGCGCGATGGGCGCAGCGCTGCCTTGACGGTGCAGCGGGTGGAGGAATACGAGTCGTCGGATCCGCAGGAGGTGGTTTACGATCTGCTGTTGAACGATTGGGAAAACGGTCATGGGCTCTATTATGTCGGGGGGCCGGAGAGCTTTTTCGTGGTGGAGGCTGAAACCGCCAATCCGCTCAGTCATCCCGAGGTGACCACGGCGGTGATCGCGGCCATGGAGATGAGCCATGGCAGCTGTCGGGAACATCTGGGAGAACCCCATGTGGAAATCCCCAAGGTGGTTGGCAAGCTCGATGCGCAGCGCATCGCCCGTCAGGCGCGCAAGGCGGTGCGTCCTTACCTGGGCGGCAAGCCCATGCCGCCGACGCCCGATACCCGACCCACATTTTGCAGGCTGAACGGGGAGTGGAACGCCCACTCGTCAATGCTGGAATATTATCTGGTGGGGCGGTTTGGTCGCTGGTTGCGCAGCGAAATCGCCAACGGTTGGCGTTGTCACGGTTCGGGAGTGGCGGGTGATCATCTGGCGGTGGGTTTGTTCGATATCGAATTTGTCGGAGATCCGGCTCCCGAGCCGGGGCGGGATGTCGAGGTGGAGCTGGATTTGGAGGGTGTTTTCCGACACGGGGAGACGGCTTCCGTGAGTCTCTCCGTGGCGGTGAAGCCGGAGTCCGCCTGGCGGCTGGTGATTGATCGAACCCTGGATCTGGGGCGGGTGGGGGAGTTGCCTTCCCGGACCATGCTTCTGGGCGCCATCCGTCAGGGGGGGCAACTCCTGGGAAGTTTCCGTTGCGCCGTGTCCGGCGGGGAGTCGGGCCGGGGTCGTGGGGACCATTTCATCTTTCATCCGAACGGGCGGATCATCGGGCGGATTTGTCTGGATCAACGCCTGCTGTGTACCCGTGAACTTCAGGAGGAGGAGACCGCGGCGCAGCGATGGCGGCAGGATCCGGGCGCGGCACAGGCGCTGGCGGTGGTATTGGGCCGTCAGATCGGGCTGCACCTGCTTTCCGAGATCGAGGCCCACTCCAGCGTGGGGTTAGCCAAGTAA
- a CDS encoding cupredoxin domain-containing protein, with protein sequence MKAMVRAMGLLAAGVVFSAGLVLAEGVQGMDPIEKRKEIVDAVDWKAVEKVTVELKEHNYTPDKLVFKAGQPYQLIMRNVGEKKHYFTAPEFFKAISARKVQSDKDGEIKAPYFLAIEMMPKGGQLDLYFVPVTKGSYPLYCTESDHRQQGMEGSVVIE encoded by the coding sequence GTGAAGGCAATGGTTCGGGCTATGGGGTTGTTGGCGGCGGGAGTGGTCTTTTCGGCGGGCCTGGTCCTGGCGGAGGGGGTGCAGGGAATGGATCCCATCGAAAAGCGCAAGGAGATCGTGGACGCGGTGGATTGGAAGGCCGTGGAGAAGGTGACGGTGGAGTTGAAAGAACACAATTACACCCCGGACAAGCTGGTCTTCAAGGCGGGGCAGCCCTACCAGCTGATCATGCGCAATGTCGGCGAGAAGAAGCACTATTTCACCGCGCCGGAGTTTTTCAAGGCGATATCCGCCCGCAAGGTGCAGTCGGACAAGGATGGGGAGATCAAGGCCCCCTATTTCCTGGCCATCGAGATGATGCCGAAGGGGGGACAGTTGGATCTCTACTTCGTGCCGGTGACCAAGGGCAGCTATCCCCTGTATTGCACGGAGTCGGACCATCGGCAGCAGGGTATGGAAGGTTCAGTGGTCATCGAGTAG